From Sphingopyxis sp. MWB1, a single genomic window includes:
- a CDS encoding SRPBCC domain-containing protein, translating into MQFPSDDHEHMTIRGVKNVTHDGVAARATIMCRNYETDIEDLWNAISDPERIGRWMRPISGELRLGGHYQLKDNAHGTINECIPPRRFAATWEYGAQLSWIIVELEKLGADRTRLNLRHIAPSTAQSNDFWGRFGPGGAGIGWDLTLLILGLHLSSGGLVDPAQADAWIPSAEGQRFIASISDAWVETSIAYGTAVEAAREAGANAAAFYTGEMPRER; encoded by the coding sequence ATGCAGTTTCCAAGCGATGACCACGAACATATGACCATTCGCGGGGTCAAGAATGTTACGCATGATGGCGTCGCCGCCCGCGCGACCATCATGTGCCGCAATTATGAGACCGATATCGAGGATTTGTGGAACGCCATAAGCGATCCGGAACGGATCGGACGCTGGATGCGCCCCATCAGTGGCGAATTGAGGCTTGGCGGCCATTATCAACTGAAAGACAATGCCCACGGCACGATAAACGAATGTATCCCGCCGCGCCGTTTTGCCGCGACATGGGAATATGGCGCGCAGCTGAGCTGGATCATTGTCGAACTGGAAAAATTGGGTGCCGATCGCACGCGGCTGAACCTGCGCCATATTGCGCCCTCAACCGCGCAGTCGAATGATTTCTGGGGTCGTTTCGGTCCGGGCGGCGCCGGAATCGGCTGGGACCTGACTCTGCTGATCCTCGGACTGCACCTGAGCAGCGGGGGATTGGTCGATCCTGCCCAAGCGGATGCCTGGATCCCCAGCGCTGAAGGCCAGCGCTTTATCGCCAGCATCAGCGACGCCTGGGTGGAAACCTCCATCGCCTATGGCACCGCGGTGGAGGCAGCGCGCGAGGCGGGCGCCAATGCCGCCGCCTTCTATACCGGGGAAATGCCGCGCGAGCGATAA
- a CDS encoding sigma-54-dependent transcriptional regulator, whose translation MASSRDIRTVMIVDSEPAQQRFLSALIARGGWRSVAVGDTDTALAKLGTQEGMTLDAVLVDQGAPGTPLPAFIAELRRWRPALPVIVVTMRNGVEVAVAAMRAGANDFVQKPIAPDRLLGAIERIITPDGPQDELRPLTEKLRAPLAFEEIIGSSPNFRSALAIAAKAARARVPVLINGRPGTGKEVFARAIHSASPRARAPLVMVDCSAVSPGLIGSGLFGHERGAFAGAFDRQIGRLVQADGGSIIIDHVECIPLDTQAQLVEFLNSGEVQMIGGAIRQSVDVRIIATSASPLDKLIEAGHFREDLYYALSAAHLTLPSLSERRGDVGPLTRHLLNRISGLPGMSQIGITDDALRLLAAYAWPGNVRQLQDVLFRAAVASATGVLTAADFPAIDGALGGVGATSDAQVAINGEAIGVTLYLPDGNLRPLEDIEADVIRLAIGHYRGRMSEVARRLGIGRSTLYRKLSDLGIDTAA comes from the coding sequence ATGGCTAGTTCGCGCGATATCCGCACCGTGATGATCGTCGACAGCGAGCCGGCGCAGCAGCGTTTCCTTTCGGCGCTGATCGCGCGCGGGGGCTGGCGCAGCGTGGCGGTGGGCGACACCGACACCGCGCTCGCCAAGCTTGGGACGCAGGAAGGCATGACGCTCGACGCCGTGCTTGTCGATCAAGGCGCGCCGGGAACGCCCCTTCCCGCCTTTATCGCCGAGCTGCGCCGCTGGCGCCCCGCTCTGCCCGTTATCGTCGTGACCATGCGCAACGGGGTTGAAGTAGCGGTCGCCGCCATGCGTGCGGGCGCCAATGATTTTGTGCAGAAGCCGATTGCTCCCGACCGGCTGCTGGGCGCCATCGAGCGTATCATCACCCCCGATGGTCCGCAGGATGAACTCCGCCCGCTGACTGAAAAGCTGCGCGCGCCGCTCGCCTTCGAAGAGATTATCGGGTCCAGCCCGAATTTCCGCAGCGCGCTGGCCATTGCCGCCAAGGCCGCACGCGCCCGCGTTCCGGTGCTGATCAATGGACGTCCCGGCACGGGCAAGGAAGTGTTCGCCCGCGCTATTCACAGCGCCAGCCCGCGCGCCCGCGCCCCGCTGGTGATGGTCGATTGTTCGGCGGTTTCGCCCGGCCTGATCGGATCGGGCTTGTTCGGCCATGAACGCGGCGCCTTTGCGGGGGCTTTTGACCGGCAGATCGGGCGATTGGTCCAGGCCGATGGCGGCAGCATCATCATCGACCATGTCGAATGCATCCCGCTCGACACGCAGGCGCAGCTCGTCGAATTTCTGAACAGCGGCGAAGTGCAGATGATCGGCGGCGCGATCCGGCAAAGCGTCGATGTGCGGATCATCGCGACCAGCGCCAGCCCGCTCGACAAGCTGATCGAGGCGGGACACTTCCGCGAAGACCTCTACTACGCCCTGTCGGCCGCGCATCTGACGCTTCCGTCGCTGAGCGAGCGGCGCGGCGATGTCGGCCCGCTTACCCGGCACCTGCTCAACCGCATCAGCGGGCTTCCCGGGATGAGCCAGATCGGCATTACCGACGATGCCTTGCGCCTGCTCGCCGCCTATGCCTGGCCCGGCAATGTTCGGCAGCTTCAGGATGTGCTGTTCCGCGCGGCGGTTGCCAGTGCAACGGGCGTGCTTACGGCGGCTGATTTTCCGGCAATCGACGGCGCGCTCGGAGGCGTCGGCGCGACGAGTGATGCCCAGGTGGCGATCAATGGCGAAGCCATTGGCGTGACACTTTACCTGCCCGACGGCAATTTGCGCCCGCTGGAAGATATTGAAGCCGATGTCATCCGCCTCGCCATCGGCCATTACCGGGGCCGAATGAGCGAAGTCGCGCGGCGGCTGGGTATCGGGCGTTCGACCCTTTATCGCAAGCTGAGCGATCTGGGAATCGACACCGCTGCCTGA